A genomic stretch from Chitinophaga agri includes:
- a CDS encoding sensor histidine kinase: MRAQIRISRLHRHAIDILQHSAEELEKKVEERTAELLKKNAELEQFAYIASHDLQEPLRKIRTFSELLQKSLQKGNTANNYFEKIQSSAERMTQLIKDVLHYSRLSNKEENFVQIDLNTILQQVRGDFDLLIEQKQATINNNTLPTVKGIPLQLQQLFTNLIGNSLKFTDKQPVITIYGTMMPASEVPFYPGLQEHVAYVKLEFSDNGIGFEQQFAERIFAIFQRLNERKAYAGTGIGLALCKKIVENHHGVIRASGRLNEGATFTVILPA; this comes from the coding sequence GTGCGTGCACAGATACGTATTTCCAGACTGCACAGACATGCGATAGACATCCTGCAACACAGTGCGGAGGAACTTGAAAAGAAAGTAGAAGAACGTACTGCAGAACTGCTGAAGAAGAATGCTGAACTGGAACAGTTCGCTTATATCGCGAGTCATGACCTGCAGGAACCGTTACGTAAGATCAGGACGTTCTCTGAATTGCTGCAGAAAAGTCTGCAGAAGGGAAATACGGCCAATAATTACTTTGAGAAGATACAGTCCTCCGCCGAAAGGATGACACAGCTGATCAAGGATGTACTCCATTATTCCCGCCTGTCCAATAAAGAGGAAAACTTTGTACAGATAGATCTTAACACCATACTACAGCAGGTGAGAGGAGACTTCGACCTGCTGATTGAACAGAAACAGGCAACGATCAATAACAATACATTACCAACAGTAAAGGGCATTCCGCTACAATTGCAGCAGCTCTTTACCAACCTGATAGGCAACTCGCTTAAATTTACTGATAAGCAGCCTGTTATAACGATTTATGGTACAATGATGCCTGCATCCGAAGTGCCGTTTTATCCAGGATTACAGGAGCATGTTGCCTATGTGAAACTGGAGTTTTCGGACAATGGTATCGGCTTCGAACAGCAGTTCGCAGAAAGGATCTTTGCCATCTTCCAGCGGTTGAATGAACGAAAGGCATATGCTGGCACTGGTATTGGTCTTGCTCTTTGTAAGAAGATCGTTGAGAACCATCATGGCGTGATCAGAGCGAGCGGCAGACTCAACGAAGGGGCGACCTTTACAGTCATATTACCTGCCTGA
- a CDS encoding efflux RND transporter periplasmic adaptor subunit has protein sequence MKCTFFFTVLFAAGLSLSACRHQEIEEGATDKTFVLSDTMLKTIRIDTANLKPVEKEVQLPGKVVINNSRVRKTDVVIDVAQADLRNVKEGYEAEIISESLPEKVFYGKVETVCPSNDTGTGRLNIILNDPEGLLKPEMKAAVIVHCDEGDDMIAIPETAVIADHSKNFVLVFKDKYNIQVREVVTYTTAGALTYILRGLNAGENVISAHQRQIYDALSDN, from the coding sequence ATGAAATGCACATTCTTCTTCACCGTTTTATTCGCCGCAGGCTTGAGCCTGTCAGCCTGTAGACATCAGGAGATTGAAGAAGGTGCTACTGACAAGACCTTCGTATTGAGTGATACCATGCTCAAAACGATCAGGATCGATACCGCCAACCTGAAGCCGGTTGAGAAGGAAGTACAGTTGCCGGGGAAAGTGGTCATCAACAACAGCAGGGTGCGGAAGACGGATGTAGTGATAGATGTCGCCCAGGCTGATCTCCGGAATGTGAAAGAAGGATATGAGGCAGAGATCATTTCTGAAAGTCTGCCAGAGAAAGTGTTCTATGGCAAAGTGGAGACCGTCTGCCCTTCTAATGATACCGGCACCGGAAGACTGAACATTATTCTAAACGACCCGGAAGGACTCCTGAAACCGGAAATGAAAGCAGCGGTGATCGTGCACTGTGATGAAGGGGATGACATGATCGCCATCCCGGAGACCGCTGTCATTGCCGATCACAGTAAAAATTTTGTACTGGTCTTCAAAGACAAATACAATATCCAGGTAAGAGAAGTGGTCACGTACACGACTGCCGGCGCCCTCACTTATATTCTGAGAGGGCTGAATGCAGGAGAGAACGTTATCTCCGCTCATCAGCGGCAGATATACGACGCACTCAGTGATAATTAA
- a CDS encoding DUF3347 domain-containing protein: MRSAIFLVIIAFLSCNEPARQPAEQATAQEPLKAPYAQQFYDSLQVTMDAYYDLAEGLSQGNVTYVDKWSAMLKQHMDSLPVQLLQVDSVKLEAIRSATGSISAELAGILGEETIAEKRAGFNMVSDMLYDIVQTTGLKGQTVYRQYCPMAFDDKGAYWMSRSSKLQNPYFGNGMLGCVEVTDSLKY, encoded by the coding sequence ATGAGGTCAGCTATATTTCTGGTTATCATCGCATTCCTGTCCTGTAACGAACCGGCCAGACAACCGGCAGAGCAGGCAACAGCGCAGGAGCCGCTGAAAGCGCCCTATGCCCAGCAGTTTTATGATTCCCTTCAGGTAACGATGGATGCGTATTACGACCTGGCCGAAGGATTGTCCCAGGGTAATGTGACGTATGTAGATAAGTGGTCAGCGATGCTGAAACAGCACATGGATAGCTTACCAGTGCAGTTATTACAGGTAGATTCCGTGAAGCTGGAGGCGATCCGTAGTGCCACGGGTAGTATCAGTGCCGAACTGGCGGGCATACTGGGAGAGGAGACGATCGCGGAAAAACGGGCCGGTTTCAATATGGTGTCGGATATGTTATACGATATTGTTCAGACCACAGGACTGAAGGGACAGACAGTTTACAGACAGTATTGTCCGATGGCATTTGATGACAAGGGCGCCTACTGGATGAGCCGCAGCAGTAAGTTACAGAATCCTTATTTCGGTAACGGAATGTTAGGCTGTGTCGAGGTTACGGACAGTTTAAAGTATTAA
- a CDS encoding response regulator transcription factor, whose translation MQRILVVEDEIKVANTVKKGLEENGFEVDVAYDGRMGKSLGSSNNYDLVILDLNLPHANGYEVCEVIRRKNNAIPIIMLTALGGMDDKMQAFELGADDYLVKPFDFRELMARIRVFLKRAGSEVQENNQYKIVIGDLEIDREKKEVTRSGKKITLTAKEYQLLEFLALHKGKVISKLVIAEKVWDIDFDTGTNVIEVYMNFLRKKIDKDFDNKLLHTKTGMGYYLAEE comes from the coding sequence ATGCAGCGCATACTCGTAGTAGAAGACGAAATCAAAGTAGCTAATACCGTCAAAAAGGGATTGGAAGAGAATGGCTTTGAAGTAGATGTTGCCTATGACGGCCGGATGGGCAAAAGCCTGGGCTCCAGTAACAATTACGATCTGGTCATACTGGACCTGAACCTTCCTCATGCAAACGGTTACGAAGTATGTGAAGTGATCCGCCGTAAGAATAATGCCATCCCTATCATTATGCTGACCGCCCTCGGTGGTATGGACGATAAAATGCAGGCGTTCGAACTCGGTGCAGACGACTACCTGGTAAAACCCTTTGACTTCCGTGAGCTCATGGCACGCATCCGCGTGTTCCTTAAAAGGGCCGGCTCTGAAGTACAGGAAAATAATCAGTACAAGATCGTCATCGGTGACCTGGAAATAGACCGGGAAAAGAAAGAAGTGACCCGTAGTGGTAAAAAGATCACCCTGACAGCCAAGGAATACCAGCTCCTGGAATTCCTCGCTCTCCACAAAGGCAAGGTGATCTCTAAGCTCGTTATTGCCGAAAAAGTATGGGACATCGATTTTGATACAGGCACCAACGTGATCGAAGTATACATGAACTTCCTCCGGAAGAAGATCGACAAAGATTTTGATAATAAACTCCTGCATACCAAAACAGGGATGGGATATTACCTGGCCGAAGAGTGA
- a CDS encoding HAMP domain-containing sensor histidine kinase, with protein sequence MKIKYKIALSYSVSAFVLLNTFAILAYYFSAQSRKAEYLERLEYRARSIANVIIEDDYVKVDLLRKLDKTTFQDLYKETILVYSPSYELLYSNVKDTAIRTPRRLLDYIKKNGEYSHERDNGELVGVFYTEGSMSVIVLVTSFDKYGFQNLQNLKQILIIEIIVAIILLVVIGYFFAKRMVQPIDKLVEQVQTINANNLQGMTVDAKGKDEIAQLGANFNTMLERLSNAFDLQKSFVSNASHELRTPLASIISQLQVSLSKDRSREEYMEVLNSVLEDAQHLSDLSNGLLQLAQSGLDERQFVFNEVRIDELMLDMGNLIKLKQMPATAGAEPQKPRRVDIDFLKVPEQDTDLICEGNESLLKVLFLNLLDNALKYSSDNTAFVTIDFTGTAIQVQVKDNGIGIPADELDKIFEPFYRASNSHSVRGHGLGLSICKKIVQLHNGQLTATSTPGEGTTFTVELPHRHQ encoded by the coding sequence GTGAAGATCAAATATAAAATAGCGCTCTCCTATTCTGTATCAGCATTTGTACTGTTGAACACCTTTGCCATCCTGGCTTATTACTTCTCTGCGCAATCGCGTAAGGCTGAATACCTGGAGCGCCTGGAATACCGTGCCCGTTCCATCGCTAACGTGATCATCGAAGATGATTATGTGAAAGTGGACCTGCTCCGGAAACTGGATAAGACCACCTTCCAGGACCTGTATAAGGAAACGATCCTGGTATATAGTCCGTCATATGAATTACTTTATTCCAATGTAAAGGATACGGCTATCCGTACGCCCCGCCGGCTGCTGGATTATATAAAAAAGAATGGTGAATACAGCCATGAGCGTGATAATGGAGAACTTGTCGGCGTGTTCTATACCGAGGGCTCCATGTCGGTCATTGTACTGGTCACCTCCTTCGATAAATACGGCTTTCAGAACCTGCAGAACCTCAAACAGATCCTCATCATAGAGATCATCGTGGCGATCATCCTGCTGGTCGTCATTGGCTATTTCTTCGCCAAGCGGATGGTGCAGCCTATTGACAAACTTGTCGAGCAGGTGCAAACGATCAACGCCAATAACCTGCAGGGCATGACGGTCGATGCCAAAGGCAAAGACGAAATTGCGCAGCTGGGTGCTAACTTTAATACAATGCTCGAAAGGCTCAGCAATGCCTTTGACCTGCAGAAAAGCTTTGTAAGTAACGCATCCCATGAACTGCGAACACCCCTCGCTTCGATTATCAGCCAGTTACAGGTGTCCCTGTCCAAGGACAGAAGCAGGGAAGAATATATGGAAGTGCTCAACTCCGTACTCGAAGATGCCCAGCATCTCTCCGACCTGAGTAACGGCCTGCTGCAGCTGGCACAGTCCGGACTGGATGAACGTCAGTTCGTTTTTAACGAGGTCAGGATCGATGAGCTCATGCTGGATATGGGTAACCTCATTAAACTGAAACAAATGCCTGCTACGGCAGGTGCTGAACCGCAGAAGCCCCGCAGGGTTGATATAGACTTCCTGAAAGTGCCAGAGCAGGACACAGACCTCATCTGTGAAGGGAATGAGAGCCTGCTGAAGGTGCTGTTCCTGAATCTGCTGGACAATGCCCTTAAATACTCCAGCGACAATACCGCCTTCGTGACCATCGACTTTACAGGCACCGCCATCCAGGTACAGGTGAAGGATAATGGCATCGGCATTCCGGCGGACGAACTGGATAAGATATTTGAACCCTTCTACCGGGCCAGCAACTCACATTCCGTGCGGGGCCATGGTTTAGGACTATCTATCTGTAAGAAGATCGTACAATTGCATAACGGCCAGCTCACAGCGACGTCAACGCCTGGTGAAGGTACCACGTTCACAGTGGAACTGCCGCACAGACATCAGTAA
- the trhO gene encoding oxygen-dependent tRNA uridine(34) hydroxylase TrhO, whose product MALHNRVSAAELKVRLAAETFRRVTISFYQYAKIEDPTAFRNELYERLFALGVFGRIYVAHEGINAQISVPEHNVDAFRETLYSYDFLNGIRLNIAVDDDGKSFWVLKIKVREKIVADGIDDPTFDITNRGKYLDAKHFNEITDDPDTIIVDMRNHYEFEVGHFQNAIEVPSDTFREQLPMAVDMLKDQKDKNIVMYCTGGIRCEKASAYMLHNGFKNVYHLEGGIIEYTNKAKQQGLPVKFKGKNFVFDDRLGERITDEVISQCHQCGKPSDTHTNCANDACHLLFIQCEECAAKYEGTCSSECNSVLHMSEEERDEIRKGVDKGQMIFNKSKQRLRPRLERERGSEV is encoded by the coding sequence ATGGCATTACACAACAGAGTTTCTGCAGCCGAATTAAAAGTCAGGCTGGCAGCTGAGACATTCCGTCGCGTCACTATCTCCTTTTATCAGTACGCAAAGATCGAAGATCCTACCGCTTTCCGTAACGAATTGTACGAGCGCCTTTTCGCGCTGGGTGTATTCGGACGTATCTATGTAGCCCATGAGGGTATCAATGCACAGATCAGTGTTCCCGAGCATAACGTGGATGCTTTCCGTGAAACGCTTTACTCCTACGATTTCCTCAATGGTATCCGCCTCAACATCGCTGTCGATGATGACGGAAAATCATTCTGGGTACTGAAGATCAAGGTGCGTGAAAAGATCGTGGCAGACGGTATTGACGACCCGACATTCGACATCACCAACAGAGGGAAATACCTGGATGCGAAGCACTTCAATGAGATCACTGACGATCCTGATACGATCATCGTGGATATGCGTAACCACTATGAATTTGAAGTAGGACACTTCCAGAATGCGATAGAAGTACCTTCCGATACTTTCCGTGAGCAGCTACCTATGGCGGTAGACATGCTGAAAGACCAGAAGGATAAGAACATCGTGATGTATTGTACCGGCGGTATCCGTTGTGAGAAGGCATCTGCCTATATGTTACACAACGGTTTTAAGAATGTCTACCACCTTGAAGGGGGCATTATTGAATATACCAACAAGGCGAAGCAACAGGGGCTGCCTGTCAAGTTCAAAGGAAAGAACTTCGTATTTGACGACCGTCTCGGCGAACGTATTACCGATGAGGTGATCAGTCAGTGTCACCAGTGTGGTAAACCGAGCGATACACATACCAACTGTGCAAATGACGCCTGTCACCTGTTATTTATCCAGTGTGAGGAGTGTGCTGCCAAATATGAAGGCACCTGCAGCAGTGAGTGTAATTCTGTCCTGCATATGTCGGAAGAAGAGAGAGACGAGATCAGGAAAGGTGTTGACAAGGGCCAGATGATCTTTAACAAGTCCAAACAACGCTTACGCCCACGCCTGGAAAGAGAACGGGGGTCAGAAGTATAA
- the thrS gene encoding threonine--tRNA ligase, whose protein sequence is MINITLPDGAVRQYEAGVTAMDVAKSISEGLARKVLAAKFNGQVTDTSRPITTDGTLQLLTWTDTDGKATMWHSSAHLMAEALEALYPGVKFGIGPAIENGFYYDIDLGGRSISDEDLQKISDKMAELAKQNSTFERREVSKADAEKYFTEKNDEYKLDLIKDLQDGTITFYTQGNFTDLCRGPHIPSTGVIKAIKLTNIAGAYWRGNEKNKMLTRIYGITFPTQKELDEYLALVEEAKKRDHRKLGKELELFTFSEKVGLGLPLWLPKGAMLRERLQSFLQKAQIESGYMPVVTPHIGNKNLYITSGHYEKYGKDSFQPIHTPEEGEEFMLKPMNCPHHCEIYKSSPKSYKDLPVRFAEFGTVYRYEQHGELHGLTRVRGFTQDDAHLFCRPDQVKEEFCKVIDLVLYVFQSLNFTDYTAQISLRDQEDRAKYIGTDENWNLAEQAIIESAAEKGLRTVVEYGEAAFYGPKLDFMVKDALGRKWQLGTIQVDYNLPERFELEYVGADNQKHRPVMIHRAPFGSLERFIAVLIEHCGGKFPLWLTPTQVKILPISDKNQAYAEKVAELLKNAEIRAEIDDRSEKIGKKIRETELAKIPYMLVLGEKEMTESKVAVRRQAKGDLGAMDLEQFIALVKEEVVSRRPFE, encoded by the coding sequence ATGATCAACATTACATTACCGGATGGCGCAGTTCGTCAGTATGAGGCAGGAGTAACTGCAATGGACGTTGCCAAATCCATCAGTGAGGGATTGGCAAGAAAAGTTTTGGCCGCAAAATTTAATGGTCAGGTGACGGATACGTCCCGGCCAATTACAACGGATGGTACCCTTCAGCTACTGACATGGACAGACACGGACGGTAAGGCTACTATGTGGCACTCCTCTGCTCACCTGATGGCAGAAGCCCTGGAGGCACTGTACCCGGGAGTGAAATTTGGTATCGGACCTGCGATCGAGAACGGGTTCTATTACGATATTGACCTGGGAGGCCGTAGTATCTCCGATGAAGATCTGCAGAAGATCAGCGATAAGATGGCTGAACTGGCAAAACAGAACAGCACATTTGAACGCCGCGAGGTAAGTAAGGCTGATGCAGAAAAGTATTTCACCGAAAAGAACGATGAGTACAAGCTGGACCTGATCAAGGACCTGCAGGACGGTACTATCACTTTCTATACACAGGGTAACTTTACTGACCTTTGCCGTGGACCACATATCCCGAGCACTGGTGTCATTAAAGCGATCAAGCTGACCAACATTGCCGGCGCTTACTGGCGTGGTAATGAGAAGAACAAGATGCTGACCCGTATTTACGGTATCACGTTCCCTACCCAGAAGGAACTGGATGAATATCTGGCCCTGGTAGAGGAAGCTAAAAAACGTGACCACCGTAAACTGGGTAAGGAACTGGAACTGTTCACCTTCTCTGAGAAAGTAGGTCTGGGGCTGCCTTTATGGCTGCCTAAAGGTGCGATGCTGCGCGAACGCCTGCAGTCTTTCCTGCAGAAAGCACAGATTGAGAGTGGTTATATGCCGGTAGTAACACCACATATCGGTAACAAGAACCTGTACATCACTTCCGGTCACTATGAGAAATACGGTAAAGACAGCTTCCAGCCGATCCATACCCCTGAAGAGGGTGAGGAATTCATGCTGAAGCCAATGAACTGTCCTCACCACTGTGAGATCTATAAATCCAGCCCGAAGAGCTATAAAGACCTGCCAGTCCGTTTTGCGGAATTTGGTACAGTATACCGCTACGAGCAGCATGGTGAACTGCATGGTCTGACCCGTGTACGTGGATTTACACAGGACGATGCGCATCTTTTCTGTCGTCCTGACCAGGTGAAAGAAGAGTTCTGTAAAGTGATCGACCTGGTATTATATGTATTCCAGAGCCTGAACTTCACCGATTATACCGCGCAGATCTCCCTGCGTGACCAGGAAGACAGGGCGAAGTATATCGGTACAGATGAGAACTGGAACCTGGCTGAACAGGCCATTATTGAATCAGCAGCCGAGAAAGGCCTGAGAACGGTAGTGGAATACGGTGAGGCGGCGTTCTACGGACCTAAACTGGACTTCATGGTAAAAGACGCCCTGGGCCGTAAATGGCAGCTGGGAACCATTCAGGTGGATTACAACCTGCCTGAGCGTTTTGAGCTGGAGTATGTAGGTGCAGATAACCAGAAGCACCGCCCGGTGATGATCCACCGTGCACCGTTCGGTTCACTGGAGCGTTTCATCGCGGTACTGATCGAACACTGTGGCGGTAAATTCCCGCTGTGGCTGACACCTACACAGGTGAAGATCCTACCGATCAGTGACAAAAATCAGGCGTACGCAGAAAAAGTAGCAGAATTGTTAAAAAATGCGGAAATTCGCGCTGAAATAGATGACCGTAGCGAGAAGATAGGTAAGAAGATCAGGGAAACCGAACTTGCGAAGATACCTTACATGCTCGTTTTAGGTGAAAAAGAGATGACTGAAAGCAAAGTTGCGGTACGCAGACAAGCGAAAGGTGATCTCGGTGCAATGGACCTTGAACAGTTTATTGCGCTTGTAAAAGAAGAAGTAGTTAGCAGAAGACCATTCGAATAA
- the infC gene encoding translation initiation factor IF-3: MPQGPRPSFNSNNPNRGRNPNFRREQQQEHRTNRMIRVPEVRLVGENVEVGVYRTEEALRMAEEQGLDLVEISPNAAPPVCRIIDYNKFLYEKKKKEKEMKANAHKSEVKEIRFTPNTDDHDFDFKAKHAEKFLKDGNKVKTYVQFKGRAIMFKERGELILLKFAERLAEVGGLEGMPTMEGKRMIAIFAPKAAKKKPKEDRPKDDRPKEDRPQQPREPRPAAESRPAATPSEGTPE; this comes from the coding sequence ATGCCACAAGGACCCAGACCAAGTTTTAACAGTAACAATCCCAACAGGGGTAGAAATCCTAACTTCCGTAGAGAACAGCAACAAGAGCACCGCACGAACAGAATGATTCGTGTTCCAGAAGTACGACTGGTAGGTGAGAACGTCGAAGTTGGGGTATATCGTACAGAGGAAGCCCTGCGCATGGCAGAAGAGCAGGGACTGGACCTGGTAGAAATTTCTCCAAATGCCGCGCCTCCGGTATGCCGTATCATCGACTACAATAAGTTCCTTTACGAGAAGAAGAAGAAGGAAAAGGAGATGAAGGCAAATGCTCATAAGAGCGAGGTGAAGGAAATTCGTTTCACACCGAATACCGATGACCATGACTTCGACTTTAAGGCGAAACACGCTGAAAAGTTCCTGAAGGATGGTAACAAGGTAAAAACATATGTACAGTTCAAAGGCCGTGCGATCATGTTCAAGGAACGTGGTGAGCTGATCCTGCTGAAGTTCGCTGAAAGGCTGGCAGAAGTAGGTGGCCTGGAAGGTATGCCAACAATGGAAGGTAAACGTATGATCGCTATCTTCGCGCCTAAGGCAGCGAAGAAGAAACCAAAAGAAGATCGTCCAAAAGACGATCGTCCGAAGGAAGATCGTCCGCAGCAGCCGAGAGAGCCGCGTCCAGCAGCTGAATCCCGCCCTGCAGCTACGCCATCAGAAGGTACACCTGAGTAA
- a CDS encoding ABC-F family ATP-binding cassette domain-containing protein: MLIALQDITFEFGARVIVENSSWHIVPGDRVGLIGLNGTGKSTLLRVINGEYTVSKGSVNKIKNLSLGFFNQDLLSFESDESILNVGMTAFEAAIKLEKEIERITKELETNEEEALLMEYADKLHEFEALDGYNIRHKTAQVLEGLGFSTADLERPYSQFSGGWRMRVLLAKLILQQPDVLMLDEPTNHLDLPSIEWLEKYLLGYNGAVIIVSHDRFFLDRMVNKIVELYQQELHHYAGNYEDYEEEKILRREMQQRAYENQQDYIRQQERFIERFKAKASKAAQAQSIAKRLDRLERVEQVDNGPSKIRINFTPDRIPGKIITTLNNVTKKFGKLTILENASAEINRGDKIALIGANGKGKSTLLRVIAGVEPMEGERIGGHNVVPSFYAQHQLESLDLNSEILDELKNFGSGRTEVELRALLGCFLFTGDDVYKRIKILSGGEKARVALAKTIISQANFLLLDEPTNHLDMNSVQMLIDALAQYDGTYVLVSHDRYFVSQTANKIWEIVDGEIKEFKGTYAEWEEFKKRQADALKLASGDKGNESKKKEIKKEQATNNNNNSGKKDNTPAPDQPKNAPFDKEKQKELQKYKRQFQQLEDQLAKLHEKKASLETAMNNPDVYADRKKFQQLESEYAQIGRDLKQATGEYEQVFEKLMELEG; the protein is encoded by the coding sequence ATGCTGATAGCACTACAGGATATCACTTTTGAGTTTGGCGCAAGAGTCATCGTTGAAAATTCTTCATGGCACATTGTACCCGGCGACCGCGTGGGTCTGATCGGATTGAACGGTACCGGGAAATCTACCCTTTTACGTGTCATCAATGGTGAATACACCGTTTCGAAAGGCAGTGTAAACAAGATTAAAAACCTCTCCCTCGGATTCTTTAACCAGGACCTCCTCAGTTTTGAATCTGATGAATCTATCCTGAACGTGGGTATGACCGCTTTTGAAGCGGCCATCAAACTGGAAAAAGAGATTGAGCGGATCACCAAAGAGCTGGAAACCAATGAAGAAGAGGCCCTGCTCATGGAATATGCCGACAAACTGCACGAATTCGAAGCCCTGGATGGCTATAATATCAGACATAAGACAGCACAGGTACTGGAAGGTCTCGGATTTTCCACTGCCGACCTGGAACGCCCCTACAGTCAGTTCTCCGGAGGCTGGCGGATGCGTGTACTACTGGCCAAACTGATCCTTCAGCAGCCGGACGTACTCATGCTCGATGAGCCGACGAACCACCTTGACCTCCCATCCATCGAATGGCTGGAGAAATACCTCCTGGGCTATAACGGCGCCGTGATCATCGTTTCGCACGACCGTTTCTTCCTCGACAGAATGGTGAACAAGATCGTGGAACTCTACCAGCAGGAGTTACACCACTATGCCGGTAACTACGAAGACTACGAAGAAGAGAAGATCCTCCGCCGTGAAATGCAGCAGCGCGCCTATGAAAACCAGCAGGACTATATCCGTCAGCAGGAACGTTTCATTGAGCGTTTTAAAGCCAAAGCCTCCAAAGCGGCACAGGCACAAAGTATCGCCAAACGCCTGGACAGACTCGAAAGAGTCGAACAGGTAGATAATGGTCCTTCCAAGATCCGTATCAACTTCACTCCCGACAGAATACCCGGTAAGATCATCACCACCCTGAATAACGTAACCAAGAAATTCGGTAAACTGACCATTCTTGAAAACGCCAGCGCTGAGATCAACCGTGGAGATAAAATAGCCCTCATCGGTGCGAACGGTAAGGGTAAATCCACCCTGCTGCGCGTTATTGCCGGTGTTGAACCAATGGAAGGTGAGCGTATTGGTGGTCACAACGTCGTGCCCAGCTTCTACGCACAGCACCAGCTGGAAAGCCTCGACCTGAACAGTGAGATCCTGGACGAACTGAAGAACTTCGGTAGCGGTCGTACGGAGGTAGAACTCCGCGCCCTGCTGGGTTGTTTCCTCTTCACCGGCGATGATGTATATAAAAGGATCAAGATCCTTTCCGGTGGTGAGAAAGCACGTGTGGCACTGGCCAAGACCATTATCAGCCAGGCCAACTTCCTGCTGCTCGATGAGCCGACAAACCACCTCGACATGAACTCCGTGCAGATGCTGATCGATGCATTGGCACAATACGATGGTACCTATGTACTCGTATCGCACGACCGTTACTTCGTGAGCCAGACTGCCAACAAGATCTGGGAGATCGTTGACGGTGAGATCAAGGAATTCAAAGGCACCTACGCTGAGTGGGAGGAGTTTAAAAAACGCCAGGCAGATGCCCTGAAACTGGCTTCCGGCGACAAAGGCAACGAGTCAAAAAAAAAAGAAATAAAGAAAGAGCAGGCCACGAATAACAACAATAATTCCGGTAAAAAAGACAATACCCCTGCTCCTGACCAGCCGAAAAATGCACCTTTTGACAAGGAAAAACAAAAGGAACTGCAGAAGTACAAACGCCAGTTCCAGCAACTGGAAGACCAGCTGGCAAAACTGCATGAGAAAAAGGCATCCCTGGAAACGGCCATGAACAACCCGGACGTCTATGCCGACAGGAAGAAATTCCAGCAGCTGGAATCTGAGTACGCCCAGATCGGCAGAGACCTGAAACAGGCTACCGGTGAATATGAGCAGGTGTTTGAGAAATTAATGGAACTGGAGGGATAG
- a CDS encoding response regulator — translation MQEKIICFLIDDDDDDQEIFSLALNTIGTDITCITANDGIDALNRLNMDAGFVPDYIFLDLNMVRMNGRECLTEIKKLSRLNTTPVIIYSTSSQEKDITETRQLGAADYIVKPSSISILVQRLEQVLKKMK, via the coding sequence ATGCAGGAAAAGATCATTTGCTTTTTAATAGACGACGATGACGATGACCAGGAAATATTCTCGCTGGCACTCAACACAATAGGTACTGATATTACTTGTATTACCGCTAATGACGGAATAGACGCCTTGAACAGGCTGAATATGGACGCCGGCTTTGTGCCCGACTATATTTTCCTGGATCTTAATATGGTACGCATGAACGGGCGGGAATGCCTGACAGAAATAAAGAAACTCTCCCGGCTGAATACTACCCCTGTCATTATTTACTCCACTTCCTCTCAGGAGAAAGACATTACTGAAACAAGGCAGCTTGGGGCAGCTGATTATATCGTGAAACCTTCCAGTATCTCCATACTTGTCCAAAGATTGGAGCAAGTTTTGAAGAAGATGAAATAA